A region of Moorena sp. SIOASIH DNA encodes the following proteins:
- a CDS encoding NAD(P)H-binding protein, with protein MKACVAGATGETGKRIVQELVMRDIPVRALVRNLDYAQEILPPAAELVVGDVLKPETIGTAIGDSTVVLCATGARPSFDPTAPYLVDYEGTKNLVDAAKQKGVEHFVLVSSLCVSQFFHPLNLFWLILVWKKQAEEYLQKSSLTYTIVRPGGLRNEDNSDPIVMSGADTLFEGSIPRTKVAEVCVEALSEPEARNKIVEVVSSAEAPDQSWEQLFADVG; from the coding sequence ATGAAAGCATGTGTAGCTGGAGCAACGGGAGAAACAGGAAAGCGGATTGTACAGGAACTGGTTATGCGTGATATTCCTGTACGGGCTTTAGTGCGAAATTTAGACTACGCTCAAGAAATATTACCACCAGCAGCCGAATTAGTGGTAGGGGATGTGCTCAAACCCGAGACTATCGGTACTGCGATCGGAGATAGTACTGTAGTGCTGTGCGCCACTGGCGCTCGGCCTAGCTTTGACCCAACCGCACCCTACCTGGTGGATTACGAAGGCACTAAAAATTTAGTAGATGCTGCTAAGCAAAAAGGGGTAGAACACTTTGTATTGGTTTCTTCTCTCTGTGTATCCCAGTTTTTCCATCCCCTCAACCTATTCTGGCTGATTCTGGTCTGGAAGAAGCAAGCAGAGGAATATCTCCAAAAAAGCAGCTTGACCTACACGATTGTGCGACCAGGTGGTCTCAGAAACGAAGACAACTCAGACCCGATTGTGATGTCTGGGGCAGATACTCTATTTGAAGGTAGCATACCTCGCACCAAAGTAGCAGAAGTTTGTGTTGAGGCGCTGTCGGAACCGGAAGCTCGGAATAAAATAGTAGAAGTGGTTAGCTCAGCAGAAGCTCCCGATCAAAGCTGGGAACAGCTATTTGCTGACGTAGGTTGA